From the Melanotaenia boesemani isolate fMelBoe1 chromosome 9, fMelBoe1.pri, whole genome shotgun sequence genome, the window CCAAAGCACTGACCGATAACATCACAAGCCAGACTCTAACCATGTGCTTGCTGACTTACTGACTCCCTGATGGATGTCTTGTTTGTTAAGGCCTcgtaaattgttttattttaaacacttaTATTAATATGATTCAGTCACATAGACTCAAATGaaaaaacttactttttttttggatCATACCAATGGtaagagagattttttttatttatttatccatctaTCTAATACATAACCAGATCAGGGAAAATACAACACATGATGAATTAGCTTTAGGAACACAACTAAGACTTTAGTGTAACACTCCCTGTTTCAGGGCTAGCACCCTTCACTACAGCTGGACCTCTTTTCAGGTATGAGGTACATCACATTATTGGCTCCCATCAGTTAAATCAATTAGTTAAAGTGACCACATTCAGTTATTCAGAAATTAgtcactttttattcatttattaggGGGATCAGAAGCCAAATAACATACTGTTACTGTGCGCTGCAGATGATAATGTATCTGCAGCAGAATAGACATGAGCCACGTTTTCAAGTAAAAATGTTACCAGGTCTGATCTAAAAATGTTCTGGAAAGGCAGCTAATCCACACATGGTATTTGTCATTTCAGTTGCCACCACTTTAATGGAAAGCAGCACACTTTTGAAATAAGTTAGtgtataaaaaatgaaataaatctttttttttgtttctgtgctgtTTGGAGTATTAGTCTAATCACCTTTTAGAATTGTATTTCTATAGAACTGTAACCAATGTGAGAAAAGAGACAGCAACCTAAACAATGAATAGCTGTTGGTTTCAAACATAAGACGGATACCAtgcaaaaatgaatttattttaaatgtcaaagtaAAACAAGGATTTCTTTGCCTATACAAGTCATGAAGGAGCAGTAATATTAACAGTCAGAGCTTAGTAACAGAGCTTTGTTTGTCATCAGCTTTACCAACATTTCATTATGTTTTGTGGCAGCACACATGAAATCTAAATTGAAATACTGGGTTGCCTTTGATAAAGTAACTTTGTAAACATCTTCCTGCTGTTCGTCTGTTTACTAAATCATGTCATTCAATTGATAGTCAGTAGAGGAATGTGGTCTAAATCAAGTTGGGGTTCAACAAACGTGGCAAATTTAATTGAAGCATGTCTCATCGAATAATTCATGAAAAATGCATGTGGCCTTTTAAAGCATTAGATTCTTATATTggatataaaaaacaaacaaaacatataatGGACATATAATGAAACACTggactttttttgttattagaCATAATCAGTGTCACATTTCTTATCAAAAATATCCCGATAGACTTAATCaatgaaaaaacatttactaATACTTTAGAAACAGAATGTTGTTGGATCTGAACTATTTGATGTTAGATCCAtaataaagtatttgtttaaaattttaatagttCTCAgtaaaaagagatgaaaatacTCCTAATATTAACTACCAAAGCATACGTATTCTGTCAGCGTTAGCATACTTTCAGATTTTCATGCAAGCAGCCTTAAATTTTACTGCAACTGAAGTTACAATAACACACAATTTGCTGAGTGAAAGTAGAATAAATCAAGAGAGCTGGTTTTAACTGAGGTGGGGTTACCTCCTTAGACAACTAGGGGCATGTCTTCTATATCCCTGGGAACCTCCAAACAAGAGTCCCTGGAAGTGGAGCTCTGCATCTGATGGGTTTTCTCTTCAGGAACAAAAGTCATTTCTTTGGTCCCGTCCTCATGTCCTGCTCCAGCCTCCGCTCTTGCCTCTTGTATTTCGGCAGacctctcttcctccatcttccCGTCTGCCCTTACCTCTTCAAGGATGACGCTGGTGTCACACGGACCAACTAATCCACCAGTTTCTGCTTGGTCTGTGTCCCAGTAGCCTGCACCACTCACCAAGTCCAGGTTGGACCGTGAGCTCCTGGGAGCGTATACCCGGCgctggaggaggaagatctgATAGGCGAGTACTATGATGGTAACCAGCAGGCAGATAATCACCCCTCCAGCTGAACCCACAGCTATCAGACCCATTTCAGTGTCAATCAAGCAATCGCCACGAGGGATGATGGTCCCATCAGTGGAGTTCTGGTGGTTACTGGTAGTGTAGCTGGGCTCCACTGTAGATGCTTGGCTGCCATCTTGGTCTTCTGTTACAGATGAATATGTCTGTATGGTTGAAAGTTCTTGGTCCGCATCAGTGGGAGCTAGCAGCATCTGGTTGAGTAGGAGAAACATACAGAGTGCTCTGGTGGTTTCCATTGTGTTCTGAAATGAAGAAATCATTTAGAGATTAAATTCAGCCTTAAAATTTAGACGTTAAGgattagaaataaaagttttaagcAACATGAATGAAAAAAGCTGCCACCGGAGCAAATTTTCACTGCAAAAACTTCCTGTGTTTACTGTTACATTGTCATTATTCTGTTAAATGCTTACATGAGGTGATCTTTTGGAGATCTTGCTGTTGAGATGGAGAGAAGCACTTGTTGCAAACAGGTTTGAGAGAAGCTCTGAACTTACTTCCTGAGGTGCTATATGggtcttttttttgtgtctagTTATTTCTGTATCTCTGCCTTGACGCCACACTTTTACAAAGAGagagcaaaatttaaaaaaaaacatttagtggTGACTCATATATAGCCCTGAGTTTTTCCGGTCTGAGTTCAAGTGTTCAAAGCACCTCAAACACAATCTCGCATCGTTTAGTTTAGATCACGTCAATTTATATTTCACCATATAcaactttttctccttttcttagGTTCAAGACAGGCCAGATTAATGGAGACCTGCTCATCTACCATGTCCTTCTCACCCTTAAACCCTACTACGCAAAGCCCTATGAGATAGTAGTAGATTTAACTCATGTCGGACCCAGCAATCGCTTCAAGACCGACTTCTTGTCCAAGTGGTTTGTGGTCTTTCCTGGCTTTGCTTATGAGAACGTGGCAGCAGTTTATGTCTACAACTGTAACACTTGGGTGAGAGAGTACACCAAGTATCACGAGCGACTGCTGACGGGCCTGAAGGGCAGCAAGAGGCTCCAGTTTATTGACTCTCCTGCTAAACTAGCTGAGCACATTGAACCGGATCAACAAAAACTACCTGCAGCCACTTTGACATTGGAGGAAGACCTTAAAGTGTTTCACAATGCCCTCAAGCTGGCCCACAAAGATACCAAGGTCTCAATAAAGGTGAGGTCGCCCTGGATTAAAACTCTAATCGTTGATTAGGTAAATGAAGAGATTTAAGCAAAACTTGGGtttctttgtggttttttttttttctgatcaggTGGGCTCGACGGCTGTTCAGGTGACCTCAGCTGAGCGGACTCGGGTTCTTGGTCAGCCTGTCTTTCTCAACGATGTTTACTACGCCTCAGAGATTGAGGAGATTTGCCTGGTGGATGAGAGCCAGTTCACCCTCACCATGGCCAATCAGGGCACACCTCTCACATTCATGCACCAAGAGTGTGATGCCATTGTTCAGTCGATAATTCATATTCGGACACGCTGGGAGTTGTCTCAGCCTGACTCAATTCCACAGCACACAAAGATCAGACCAAAAGATGTCCCAGGAACTCTGCTCAACATTGCTCTGCTCAACCTGGGCAGTTCTGACCCCAGCCTCAGGTCAGTCTCACAGGGCAGCAACCTCAGTAACTGTTATTGTAAATTCTTAGATTGCATTGGTTTAAGATTTCCTTCACTAGACCTAAAAGTCCTAAACCAGAAAGAACAGACCACACAAGAACATCTTAGAAACTTAAAGCACTTGCAAACAGTTAAGTGAAAtgctagcttttttttttaaagccccTTAGAGAGACGTAACCCCTTTAACCTGTTGCCTGTCTTGCATCCAGGTCTGCAGCTTACAATCTACTGTGTGCTTTGACTTGCACCTTCAACCTAAAGATTGAGGGACAGCTGCTGGAGACATCAGGCCTCTGCATTCCAGCCAACAATACCCTCTTTATAGTCTCCATTAGCAAGACTCTGGCTGCCAATGAGCCACATCTCACACTGGAGTTTTTGGAAGAGTGCATCTCAGGCTTCAGCAAGTCCAGTAAGTCTGCTACATACCTTTACACATCAGGGTTGCACCAGGGCTTGAGTCCACATAGAAGGTTTCTGTGGTGGAAAGCATTGCTTCTCAACAGTTTATCTAAAGCTCCACTATTAGCCCCAAGGAACAATAGGAAACAATTGAAGGTAAAGCGCTGATGTTCAGAAAAGACACTAGCTCTTACTGCTTACTGTTCAGATAAGCAAAATGTTTGTATGGTTTTCTTAAACTGACTCAGATATTATGCAAAATAACAAACTTATGAGAAGATGCAGCTCTCCTATCCTttctaaaatattctgattGGCCATTTTAGTGACATTAGatcaaataagtttttttttttaccaaactcAGGCCAATTGATTGAAGATCTTTCAAAAGCAAAGTTGAATAGTAATTGAGAAAATGTCATGTTAAATGTATGAATAATTGCACAATATTTGACACAGTAAAATGAGAGTTCTGTATATTCTGTTTCAGGTATTGAGCTCAAGCATCTCTGCCTTGAGTACATGACGCCATGGCTGCTGAACCTGGTTCGCTTCTGTAAGCATAACGATGACGCCAAGCGCCAGCGTGTCACGGCCATCTTGGACAAACTCATCACTATGACAATCAATGAAAAGCAGATGTATCCCTCTATCCAGGCCAAGATCTGGGGCAGCCTGGGTCAGGTGAGTGTGTCCATCCAGTGGATGCAAATGTTTAGTCTGGATTCTGCTATCTGCAACTGTCTGTCCTTGTTTTCAGATAACGGATCTGCTGGATGTGGTTTTAGATAGCTTTATTAAGACCAGTGCCACGGGAGGCCTGGGCTCCATTAAAGCGGAGGTCATGGCTGATACTGCAGTGGCTCTGGCTTCAGGGAATGTCAAACTAGTCTCCAACAAGGTAAGACATTCCAGTGTGGGCTAAAACAGATTATTAGAGCATTTACTGTATGTTGGATGGAGTTTGCAACATGATAAACATTGTCAGGCTTAATGACCAATATCTGGACTATTCCAGATTTTTAAGCCAACTTCACACCAGGTGTGTGCTTTGCATGTTTGGATGTCATGGTTTTCATTTAAGGTCACATCTTAACCAACCAACTCTTGTTATTAGAGGCTTTCTTTGTCGTCAGAGgtttctttagtcttttttttctccactcaGCGAGCATAGCAATGTTTTTGTAAGAAAATCCTTGAGTAAAACATGGCATCCTAttatattttagtcttttttctgtGATTCAAAATAATTATTCCTTCTCAGTGGTTCAGGTGAGTTATGGTGTACCCCAGGGCTCCTTCCTAGTCCCCTTTATGTTCTCTATTTGCATGCTGCTTCTTGTTCTGCTTGTATCAAACCATAAACTACATCAccagattttcataaatgaCACTCAGCTGCAAACACTTATAAAACCCAAAGACCTCGGCAACCTGGAAAATTCAAattgtttttctgacattaaatcCTAGGTAGCTCAAATTTTCTtgaattttacataattttgtttGGTACAGCTAAATCACCATGTCCAAATCAGCTGACACCAGACTACGCGCTTTATTGTTGTGACACTTGTAGCACAATAATGCAATTGTGAGTAACAcaaagttttaagttttatgtCTCATGTAACTTTTTATGTCTGCTTGGTTTGGTCTGACTGGCGTCAACCAACATTGTACAGACTGTTGTGTTCTCTCCAGGTGAGAGGTGGTTaaagacaaacaagacaaaGTGAGAAACAATATTCATGGCAAAAATTTGAGTCCAAAATACTGAAATATGTGTGGATATGTTTTTTGCATATTGTTACATAGCAATACACAATAGTACTTCATTTACATGATGATATTGTAAATCTTAAGACCCCACTACAGAGGTTTGGATGCGCATCTTCTCAACTTGGCTTTGCAGGCCATCACATAAATACTCAATAATCATTCTCAGCCACTcaggacaaaagaagaatttGATGATATTTAAGCCAACATACTTACCAAGTGCTTACCAAGTCTGTTTTGGGCCACATACAGGGTTTCATTAACAAACAGTATACATCAGTATAGACTGGGAAGTGAAGGGTAGAAAACATAAGTtcatcaacaaaacaaaaactgtatgAACACTGAATACAGGAGGGTATAATCGAAGTTTTACAAGAATTCATTTACACAATTTGTCCCCCGATGTGGCCAACATTTCTTTGGATGTGTAAAATGCCTGTAACCAGACATTTGGACTCGTGTTGCACATTCTTTCATGTTGTTTGATCCTGTTTTCAAACCTCACTTCTGTGTGCAACCCAGAGTTAACCTGGTTAAAACTACAAATTCTTGCTCACTCATGCCAAACAACTTCATATTAACATGTTATCAATAAAAGCAGAAGACCTGGTCTGACATTATCTAGTGGCAGAttgaaagaaaattacatttttttgtttgtttgttttttgggaggatttttttctgagtctatactttttataaaaacactttGTAGTACAAAGTAACTCCAAAAAAGTGAAGCAGGAGAACTTTAAAAGATTGAGAACAAACTTGTTTATCACAGAATTGCTCtattcattttttcattaaaagctCAGCTTGAAAGAGCAAATCTactttgtcagttttttttccaattaaatACTGATATGAGAAATCAGCATTAATATTCATATTTACTTACATTTtgtggatggaaaaaaaaatccaaagttGTGAATCCTGCCTGACTCAGAGAAACAAAAGAGGCAAACTCATCCACTCACTATCCATCATCTGTGGGCTCTGGGTCCAAATTCAGCCTGCAACtcagataaacaaacacaacacacacaggcagaTACAATAGAAAAGCCAGGGCCTGGCTCCTATTATAGCAGACATCAGTGTTGCACTGAATAGTAGCCATTGTGAGGACTGTTGACTAAGAAATGGCAGGCAGTGTTTAAGCTGTAGTGCTGCTCCCCTCACTGATTTAAGGGAGCTTTCCTAAAGTGCTGCACTGAATTAAAGGTATCAAATCGACAACTGTACACAGCTCTTGGACAATATGTGAGTCTTTATGCTGGTGTTATCTACTTCCATTACTGCTTGTTGTCAAGTCAGGACAACCTACTGAGCACAATGGAGGCTTGTTCTCTGGACTTGAGCTCTTTGTCAACCAAGATTTgaataaatgctgttttcttACTGGATAGAACCAGAGCTGTTTGTCGTGTGCATCAGCTCCATAACCAAATAGGAACATGAAACATGAGCCACAAGTCTAGATTGATGTCAAACAAAAACTGGGAGAGTTTAAAATCTATACTTATGTTTGAAGTTGTTGGCAGCGGTCAAGGCTCAAAGAAGTTTTTTGTTACAAAGCTTTGAAAAGCAAAAGTTGATCTGATCGTTCTGGTGTGATCATAGACTTTCTAAGGCAGAGGTGTCAAACTCATACACAGtgggccaaaaagaaaaaatttaaacaagcTGAGGGTCGGactggtttattttttattaaaaacctttttaaaatgaccttatcgCACATACagaacctggaactaacagcCTGTTCgttattgcctataaaacaacatttatcattaaataaatgaaaagaaaataacgtGTGTTCAAATCTGTTGCTTGTATTTCTTATGActatatgcatttttctttttcagagttatttcaagtgaaaacattttctactggcaaaaaaataacaaaaaactggcaaaaataatttcctcatttgaaaaattaaaagccctgtatattacacacacacacacacacacacacacacacacacacacacacacacacacacacatacagtcatATATatacgtatgtgtgtgtgtgtgtgtgtgtcatagtTCATCATGGAAGTCATAGAATCAAATACAGCTGCCAACCTGTGCTGCCACAATATTAAATTAGTTGAGAAtttttactgccatcataaactcgggttcatattcaacattttctcttttacagtttattctattctattctacagtcatttagcagacgcttttatccaaagcgacttacatttgagaggaagaacaacacaagcatgaattcaaacaagatgggacgtcataattaagtgatagtcagaccgcttttgagtccagttggacccaggtgctgtcatgtagtgctagtgcagtgcatataattttttttttttttttttttttttttttttagtcattttatttaaatacaggatcacgatttcatcacacaatatcaagtaggtcataagtgcatgatttcatcacacaatatcatcttgggcataagtgcacacagcttcttcagtacttggttgagccaaaaagctggacaaatctttctgactcatttagttaagctaaatgtggaaatgctccttaaacaactgagtctttagcttggtcttaaaagtggatacggactctgcggatcggacggagtttggtagatcgttccaccaccggggaacaacagaggagaagagtctagctactgattttgcgccacgttgtggtgggagcactaggcgtctttcactggtagagcgtaagtttcgagagggagtgtagctctggattaaggagtgaagtttactttaaaacttttataaacTCTGGcgcctaaagggttaataacTCTTCTACCATTTGGAGATTCTGTTTCCTGTCCAGATGCTTGTATCTGTCGTGGTGCATCGAAgtctcttacacacacagaagacacacagctttacatacACAATTCTCTGTTTTCATACTCCACTTTTAATGTAGCCATGATTTTGAGGAGAGGAGTTGTTGACAAAGGTGAGCAGCTCAGTCAGGCTGCTAGAGAACATGTGAGGTATGCGCTCGCAGCCTGTGGTTGATGTGCCAATGTactggcagtgcattgtgggagttgtagtattatggtGGTGCCTGCGCTCTATCAGCAGGCCAGCTCTAATAGTGATTAAATATGATCATACTGgccaaaaataattcattcatggGCCAGATGTGGCCTGTGGGGCTTGAGTTTGATACTTGTTTAAACGGTTCGTTTTGACCCAGACGTCTGTGTTTACTCTTAAACGTAGCTCTTGGTGGTCTTTGTAGATATTAACAGGAAAGTCCATCTGTTGGCCGagtcttgtgttgtttttctaacATGCTTTGCCACgttttttagttttggtcttCTTCTGTTCTTTGTGGCAGGTTATTGGTCGGATGTGTAAGATCATCGATAAGACGTGTCTCTCACCAACTCCCACGCTGGAACAGCACCTCATGTGGGATGACATTGCCATCCTGGCACGCTACATGCTGATGCTGTCCTTCAACAACTCTCTGGATGTTGCAGCCCACCTGCCTTACCTGTTTCATGTAGTGACTCTGCTAGTAGCCACGGGGCCGCTGTCTCTGAGGGCCTCTACCCATGGTTTGGTTATCAACATTATCCACTCCCTCTGCACCTGCTCGCAGCTCAACTTCAGCGGTGAGGTTACAGTTTAGCTGTTTAGGCTGCAAGACAtagattatataaacatatgGTCCTAACATGAGTAACTAGCGTGTAATGgggaaaaacaatgtttttgtgttaatttcAGAGGAGACGAAGCAGGTTCTGAGGCTGAGCCTGACTGAGTTCTCACTGCCTAAGTTCTACCTGCTGTTCGGCATCAGTAAAGTCAAGTCGGCGGCCGTCATCGCCTTTCGCTCCAGCTACAGAGACCGTTCCTTCTCACCAGGCTCATACGAGAGGGAGACCTTCGCCCTGTCCTCTTTGGAGACCGTCACTGAGGCCTTACTGGAAATCATGGAGGTCAGCAGAATGAATACACACTCCACATTTCTTcttagttttaaatatttgaaataatttaaaatgagcacATATACTCCAGCCAAACATGAGTTCTCATATCtgtatgtttctttgttttatcaaTCCTCCAGGCTTGTATGAGGGACATCCCAACTTGCAAGTGGTTAGACCAGTGGACAGAACTTGCACAGAAGTACGAGCCGCCTCCATCTTTTTAACTAATTTTGTACCAGGATCATAGATGTGAAACTTTTAGATcatatgttttgtgtttgtgttgcaggtttgcgttccagtacaacccgtctcTCCAGCCCAGAGCACTGGTCGTGTTTGGCTGCATTAGCAAGAGAGTTAGCCACGGACAGATCAAGCAGATCATCCGAATCCTCAGCAAGGCCAGTCCTCTGCTCAGCATAGACCGGGTGAGAGCGCACACTCATTTACAAAGACCTCTCCATCAAAAAGGGCGTTAACCAGCCAGTTTActcttggttttttttgtttgtttgtttgtggttcTCTCTGTTCTCATTTCCATCCCCAGTGAGTGAATTGTGGTGGGATTATTGGCGTCATGTCCATTTGTAGTGTGAAAAGTTGACTAatcagctaaaaagaaaaagagagaagggaGCACTTGTTTGACAGAAAGAATGAGAActtcttttagattttttctcATTGAAAATATAGATTTAGATTCTGACTTGTAATCTGATTTTACTACCCAGATTTCATTGAGAATAGTCGTTTCTTATCTAAGGATGCTATGAAAATTATTGTGAAACTAATCACGAGCCATATGAATCATTTCTAAAAGGGGATGTTACACAACTTTTAAGTGtcatttagatttaaattatataatttatcTCTCTTTTTCACTGCcgagtatttttttattttttctaaaaagcGTTTCTCAattttttctgtaaaccctcttgcttttttcttctttctttctttcattctttcattctttcattctttctttctttctttctttctttcttttacccTCCTCCCCTCTTCTTTCCATTATCACAGGGTCTGGAGAGCTGCCTGAAGGGGCCAGACAATT encodes:
- the LOC121645687 gene encoding uncharacterized protein LOC121645687 isoform X1, whose amino-acid sequence is MFFFKFCSLFVKVWRQGRDTEITRHKKKTHIAPQEVSSELLSNLFATSASLHLNSKISKRSPHNTMETTRALCMFLLLNQMLLAPTDADQELSTIQTYSSVTEDQDGSQASTVEPSYTTSNHQNSTDGTIIPRGDCLIDTEMGLIAVGSAGGVIICLLVTIIVLAYQIFLLQRRVYAPRSSRSNLDLVSGAGYWDTDQAETGGLVGPCDTSVILEEVRADGKMEEERSAEIQEARAEAGAGHEDGTKEMTFVPEEKTHQMQSSTSRDSCLEVPRDIEDMPLVV
- the LOC121645687 gene encoding uncharacterized protein LOC121645687 isoform X2, which gives rise to METTRALCMFLLLNQMLLAPTDADQELSTIQTYSSVTEDQDGSQASTVEPSYTTSNHQNSTDGTIIPRGDCLIDTEMGLIAVGSAGGVIICLLVTIIVLAYQIFLLQRRVYAPRSSRSNLDLVSGAGYWDTDQAETGGLVGPCDTSVILEEVRADGKMEEERSAEIQEARAEAGAGHEDGTKEMTFVPEEKTHQMQSSTSRDSCLEVPRDIEDMPLVV